The Arachidicoccus terrestris genome includes the window CATGATATCCGTAAACTGCTTGATGCGTTTAATGCCTTAATTGATCAGGGGCATTCCCTGATCATTATCGAACATAATACGGATGTTATCAAATCCGCTGATTGGGTTATCGATCTGGGGCCAGAGGCCGGGCAAAGAGGGGGACAGCTGGTATTTGAAGGGAAGCCGGCGGATCTTAAAAAAGTGCCTGCCAGTTATACAGGTAAATATCTTTGAAATTGACTATATTTAATCAGTAATTAAAGGGAAACGTCGTAAAGTCGGAAGGAACAAATCGTTTTTTGTTTTAATGACTGTCTAGGTAATACATATTAGGATGTAACGTTTTCAATTCGATAACCTCAAACCGATAAATATATGAACATGAACCTGACTTTTCATGGAGCAGCCAGAACTGTAACCGGCTCTAAACACCTGATTGAACTTAAAAACGGGAAGCAAATCCTTCTGGATTGTGGGATGTTTCAGGGAATGGGTAAAGAGACGGATGAGTTGAATGCAAATCTGGGATTTGACCCCACACAGATCACGTATATGTTTCTTTCCCATGCGCATATTGATCACTCTGGATTAATCCCTAAACTGGTTAAAGACGGGTATCAGGGAAAGATCTATTGTACGGCAGGGACCAAGGACCTGGCGGCTATTTTACTGAGAGACTCCGCTAAAATCCAGATGGATGATGCCAAGTATTTTAATAAACGCCGTGCAAAACAGCATTTACCGCCCGTGGAAGCGTTATATAATGATGAGGATGCAGAAAATGCGATTCCTCACTTAACAGCGGTAGATTATGATAAATGGCACAAAATCGATGATCAGATTGAAGTGATGTTTGCTGACGCAGGACATATCATTGGATCTGCTTCGGTGCATGTCAGGATAACTGAAGAGGGCAAGACAGAACAGATATCTTTTAGTGGCGATGTGGGAAGGTATCGCGATATTATTCTAAAATCACCTGAGGCATTCCCGCAGGCTGATTATATTATTATCGAGAGTACTTATGGCAATAGCCTGCATGATGCTGTATTTAACACGCCGGAACAGTTGTTGGGTTTTGTGCAGAAGACCTGTGTGGAGAAAAAAGGAAAATTGATTATTCCGGCCTTTAGTGTGGGTAGAACGCAGGAACTGCTGTATTTTCTTAATCAGCTTTCCAACGAGAAGTTATTACCTAAAGTGCCTGTATATGTAGACAGTCCGTTGAGCCGGGAGGCCACAAAAGTAACAGAGGCGCATGAAGAAGGCTTTAACAAACGAATTCGTAAGATGATGGACGTAGATGAGGATCCGTTTGATTTTGAGGGCCTGAAGTTTATCCAGTCAGTAGAAGAAAGTAAGGCACTTAATGATAACCATCAGCCGATGATTATTATTTCTGCCAGTGGGATGGCTGATGCGGGCAGAGTGCAACACCATATCCTCAACAATATTCTGGATCCTAAAAATACTATTTTGATCGTCGGATATTGTGAGCCTCATTCGCTGGGCGGACGGCTGATGCGCGGCGCACAGCAAGTTCGTATTTATGGAGACGAATATGATGTCAAGGCTGAAGTTGGTGTCATGCGCAGTATGAGCGCACATGGAGATTATGATGACTTAAGTCAGTTTCTGGCTTGTCAGGACCCGGCACAGGTAAAAATGACGTTTATTGTTCATGGAGAATACGATGTGCAGCAGGACTTTCAAAAGAGTCTGCAGAAAAAAGGCTTTAAGGAAGTATATGTGCCAGATATGCATCAGAAGTTTAACTTGCAATAAGCAAAGCGTCAAACTAAAATATCTACCGAAGGAGGTGTCAATTATTGGTACCTCCTTTTTCGTTGTATCGCACATATGATATGGGCAATATTGATGGATATTTCAATACGTTCAATGTGTATCGAATTTATTTACCGGGATCTTCCTGGAGTACCTTATTCGGTGTAGATCGCATATGGAAGAGTCAGTTTAGGTAGTGAAAAATCAATTATAAAAATTTAAATTTCTTACGCCCGAATAAACACAACGCTTGTTTGAATCTTCCTAGCTTATGAAAGTATGGATAAATTAAGTTTTCTTTAAAAAAAGGAATCTTACAGCGTAATTGCGTTAATAAAAACATTCGTCTTTACCTCCTTTTCTACAAAAAACTTGTCATAAGCAGTAATTTTAGACAAAAGTGGCTATCTTAGCCACGATTGGCATGTTCTGATGCCGTTTTTGATCAGGCCCTGTCCATGTTCACCTTTGACTGGTGATGGCCATTTACAGTTGGGCCGTACATTTTCCCTTTGCATCTGCAAGTTCGTTTTTGTTTCAGGGGAATAATACATTTTTGTTATGGAAAATCATAAGCAGGACGCACCACAAAATGGTGCACTGGTTCGTTCGTTTGGGCTAAAAATGGCCATTATTATCGTAATGAGTGCCATTATTGGTTCCGGGGTATTTAAAAAAGTGGCCCCTATGTCGGAGGTACTTCATTATCCCTGGATGGTTGTACTTGCCTGGGTGCTTGCCGGTATCATAATATTATTCGGTGTATTCAGCATTGCAGAATTAGGGACAATGTTTCCACGTTCAGGCGGTCCTTTCGCGTGGCTGGAAGAAGTTTATGGGAAATTGGTTTCTTTTCTGTATGGGTGGTCTTGTTTTACAGTGATTCAGACAGCCGCTATTTCTTCAGTTGCCTTTGTCTTTGCAGGTGCCTTGGCAAGTTTTGTACCTCTCCCCCAGTTACCGGCTCATATAGCGTCCATTAATATATTAGGATTAACACCGTTCTCTAATTTTGGCGGGAAATTAATAGCGAGTTTACTGATAATAGGCCTTACGGTAGTTAATATTAGAGGCACTAAAAAGGGCGGCCATGTCAGTCTGGTATTTACTTTTTTAATCACACTGGCTATTTTGACTATTGTATGTCTTGCCTTCGGCTCCAAAACAGGAAGTATGGCAACGTTTGAAACTGTTGGTTCATTACTGCCTCCTGAAGGTTTTTCGATATTGACCTTTATTATGGCCATGTTTATCGCTATGCGTCATGCCTTCTGGGGATATGAAGGATGGGTGGCACTCGGATTTATAGGAGAAGAACTGCATCACCCTAAAAAGAATCTGCCCAGAGCAATGATAATCGGTATAACACTTATTATATTATTATATGCGCTCCTGAATGCTGCTTACTTATACGTAATGCCTATTGACGAAATGCTGGCCGCCGTCAATGTTAATGAGAATACGATTGCCGCAGTCGTTGTTGTAGATAAGTTGGTGGGTGACGTCGGTGTATATGTTGTCAGTGGTATGATACTTATTTCTACGTTTGGCTGCACAAATGCGACAATTTTACTGTCTTCCAGAATTTACTATGCGATGGCCGGTAGCGGACTTTTCTTTAAGAAAGCCGCCAGGTGTCACCCCAAGAGAAATACGCCGGTCGGCGCACTTACATATCAGGGCATTTGGGGGGTTATTCTGGTCTTTTCCGGATCGTTTGATATGTTAACCGATCTGCTGATTATCGCCGCATTTGTTTTTTATGGATTGATCGTACTGGGAGTAGTTATCCTCAGGTACCGCAAGCCGGCTTTACCCAGACCGTATAAAACCTGGGGGTACCCAGTTGTGCCATGGGTGTTTCTGGTTTTTTGTGGGACGCTTTTAATCGTTTCCCTGATTGAGTCACCCGTTAAATCATTGATTGGCTTCTGCCTTATATTTTCAGGGCTGCCCTTCTTTTATTATTGGAGAAAGCAATTGAATATAAAAGCAAAAAAAGTCAAGACAGATTAACTCCGGTTCGGATAAATCATGGGTTACAGCCTGACCTGTATGCCGGTGAAATAATTGCACCCTGGCGCCGGGTTAAAGTAGCGACCTCCATATGCATTAATGTCATTGCCCAGGCTATAAACCTGATCCAGTATGTTATCCACACCAAAATATAGGTCAAACGACGTCTTATGGACATTAAAGCGATAACCTATTTTAGACTGCAGTAGCTGGTAGGCATCTGCATATACTGAGGCGGCGTCATTTAGTGAAATCCGGCTTGTGGCGTTTAGTACAGTGTGTAGGTAAAAACCCTGTTTACTTTCGACATTTAGTCTAAATACCGCAATATTTTTGGGCACTCCTGTCAGTGGGTTTCCGTTATAGATGTTATCCTCTATCTGGTAGTTTAAAAAATGATAAGGTTGATAGCTATAGCTACCACTTATCTGAACCTGACTGATCCAGCTTTCAGGCTGGTTGCCGGCAAATAATCGATATCGTACCCAGAGTTCAGCACCTTTTTGACTGGTGACGCCGGCGTTGACGTAATATTCCATATTGTCCTGATCTGCCCTGCGTACAATGGCGTTTTTTAGTTTGAAACTGTAGATACTACCTTCAAAGTCTACATGGTTGTTAAAGGCATGCCCTCTTACCCCTCCTTCCAGATTCCAGCCTCGTTCTGCCTGAAGGTTTTGTTCAAAACGTCCGTCAGAGGGATGTATTTCGGCTAGTGTCGGCGTTGAAAATCCCTTTGCGGCAGTTGCGTAAATGGCAAGTGTGGGCCGTATTTTATAAGTCAGCCCTATTTTAGGAGACCATAAATAATCGGTTTTTGCAATCGCATCTTTTAATTGCCCGGGGTCAGTCAATCGGTGGTATCGCAGTTTTTGCTGGTTTGTACTGATGCCGGCCTGTAGATGCCATTTGTTTTGGGGGTCAAGGTCTGCAGAGAACTGGACAAAAAATGATTTTCTCTGCAAGACTAATCTGTCTTTGTATTGAACCGTATCCGGGACACCTTTATTGTTGCCAAAATTATCTATCCTGGATCTCCCTGCTATCCATTCCATCCCGGCAAGGAGCTTCCAATTGCTGATGGCGTCATTATTATGGACTGAAAAAACGGTTCTTCCTCCATAATTGCTCTCCTTTCTTTTCTCATAATTGGTCGTGAACGGATTTTTGAAATCAGTGTGGCTCCAGAGGACAGCTGTTTCATTATTTATATAATTATTGATTTTTGATTTAAGGCTGGCGCCACCAAAAATAGTACGGTTGAATATGGCTGCCTGTTGTTCTATAGACCGCGGATAGGCGGTCGTGTCTGTCCCAAGTTGACTTTTGGTTATGCCTCCCGGTGTCTGATAATGCAGGTAACTGTAGAACCCGATCAAGTCAAGCTGTAACGCACCCGAGAGCTTAAATTGCGAGGAATAATTGACAATTGACCGCCCGGCCGTGTCCTGGGCCCTGTCTCCTTTGGAGTAAAAATGGCTTGCGCTGATATAGGTATGGCTCTTCTTACCGGAATGTTCCCAGCTGCCCGTAGGGTTAATGCGGCCGAAACTTCCCATTGTATACCCTAGTGTCAAGTTGTTTTGTGTAGAATCTTTAAATCCTGCCGGCGAATGCAATAACACCGCTCCGCCTGTTCCCGCTCCATATAAGCTGCCTGCAGGTCCTTTAATAATTTCTGCTGCGTGAATCTGTTCGGGACCGATGGATTGAAGGTAAGTATTGCCGCCGGCATCTGTCAACGGAATGCCGTCCAGATAGAATTTTATGCCTCTTACGCCGTACGGAGACCTCAGTAAACTGCCCCTGATGGAAAGCCTTAAACTTCCGGGAGATCTCTGCTCCAGTCTGACTCCCGGAGTGGTATTAAAGGCAGACACAAAAGAGCTGTTGTCAATAAACTGCAGATCCTCATTATTGAGGGAAAAGAGTGAGGCGGCCACGTCCAGGCCGTCGCCTCGCCCCTGAAATGCAGTGATCGTAACAGTTGATAAATTATGGGGAAGACTGTCTACACTGACTGAAGGCACATTTTTGGAGGTCGTATCCTTTTTAACTGGCATAGGCTGCGCTTTTGCATTAGCTATAGACAGCCCCGTGCTGACCAATAGTGTCAAAATTATACACCGGCTTACCGGTTTGTTGATGCACATTAATCTCTTACTTGGATTTCTTTCGTACCGCCCGCGATTTTTCATTATCCAAATTTAAACAACAGAGGATGATTCACAAGGCTTTTATGTAATTATATATCCGAGAACTCATGTACATATCTTCATTAAAAGATTGCTTTAAGCCGGAAAAAGAATATGCCTTTTGTCTCTCAATTTCAGGAACG containing:
- a CDS encoding MBL fold metallo-hydrolase RNA specificity domain-containing protein gives rise to the protein MNLTFHGAARTVTGSKHLIELKNGKQILLDCGMFQGMGKETDELNANLGFDPTQITYMFLSHAHIDHSGLIPKLVKDGYQGKIYCTAGTKDLAAILLRDSAKIQMDDAKYFNKRRAKQHLPPVEALYNDEDAENAIPHLTAVDYDKWHKIDDQIEVMFADAGHIIGSASVHVRITEEGKTEQISFSGDVGRYRDIILKSPEAFPQADYIIIESTYGNSLHDAVFNTPEQLLGFVQKTCVEKKGKLIIPAFSVGRTQELLYFLNQLSNEKLLPKVPVYVDSPLSREATKVTEAHEEGFNKRIRKMMDVDEDPFDFEGLKFIQSVEESKALNDNHQPMIIISASGMADAGRVQHHILNNILDPKNTILIVGYCEPHSLGGRLMRGAQQVRIYGDEYDVKAEVGVMRSMSAHGDYDDLSQFLACQDPAQVKMTFIVHGEYDVQQDFQKSLQKKGFKEVYVPDMHQKFNLQ
- a CDS encoding APC family permease, giving the protein MENHKQDAPQNGALVRSFGLKMAIIIVMSAIIGSGVFKKVAPMSEVLHYPWMVVLAWVLAGIIILFGVFSIAELGTMFPRSGGPFAWLEEVYGKLVSFLYGWSCFTVIQTAAISSVAFVFAGALASFVPLPQLPAHIASINILGLTPFSNFGGKLIASLLIIGLTVVNIRGTKKGGHVSLVFTFLITLAILTIVCLAFGSKTGSMATFETVGSLLPPEGFSILTFIMAMFIAMRHAFWGYEGWVALGFIGEELHHPKKNLPRAMIIGITLIILLYALLNAAYLYVMPIDEMLAAVNVNENTIAAVVVVDKLVGDVGVYVVSGMILISTFGCTNATILLSSRIYYAMAGSGLFFKKAARCHPKRNTPVGALTYQGIWGVILVFSGSFDMLTDLLIIAAFVFYGLIVLGVVILRYRKPALPRPYKTWGYPVVPWVFLVFCGTLLIVSLIESPVKSLIGFCLIFSGLPFFYYWRKQLNIKAKKVKTD
- a CDS encoding TonB-dependent receptor, with the protein product MPVKKDTTSKNVPSVSVDSLPHNLSTVTITAFQGRGDGLDVAASLFSLNNEDLQFIDNSSFVSAFNTTPGVRLEQRSPGSLRLSIRGSLLRSPYGVRGIKFYLDGIPLTDAGGNTYLQSIGPEQIHAAEIIKGPAGSLYGAGTGGAVLLHSPAGFKDSTQNNLTLGYTMGSFGRINPTGSWEHSGKKSHTYISASHFYSKGDRAQDTAGRSIVNYSSQFKLSGALQLDLIGFYSYLHYQTPGGITKSQLGTDTTAYPRSIEQQAAIFNRTIFGGASLKSKINNYINNETAVLWSHTDFKNPFTTNYEKRKESNYGGRTVFSVHNNDAISNWKLLAGMEWIAGRSRIDNFGNNKGVPDTVQYKDRLVLQRKSFFVQFSADLDPQNKWHLQAGISTNQQKLRYHRLTDPGQLKDAIAKTDYLWSPKIGLTYKIRPTLAIYATAAKGFSTPTLAEIHPSDGRFEQNLQAERGWNLEGGVRGHAFNNHVDFEGSIYSFKLKNAIVRRADQDNMEYYVNAGVTSQKGAELWVRYRLFAGNQPESWISQVQISGSYSYQPYHFLNYQIEDNIYNGNPLTGVPKNIAVFRLNVESKQGFYLHTVLNATSRISLNDAASVYADAYQLLQSKIGYRFNVHKTSFDLYFGVDNILDQVYSLGNDINAYGGRYFNPAPGCNYFTGIQVRL